The stretch of DNA catgtaccatttgatgttatgtaaatgttttggatttataattggagaaacttttccgctgcgtaaattttaatgactcaattatttatccaaaagcatttcctgatttatttctttgttcgcttttaattactttaaaaaaaaatatatatatatataccctcgctaagaaaaacggggtgttacagcatgcaccttgaaagggtttccatatgctagacatgcataaacaaagttgaaaaatgaagtttttaacaaaactgcactgttgtattcgaatacagcatctctgtattcgaatacaaggctgtttcataagtcagcagcaaaaacaacatttctgtattcgaatacagccttctacattcgactacatataagtcaacagcaaaaacaacatctctgtattcgaatacaaccttccgTATTTGACTACACATAAGTCAATAGCTAAAATAGGATGTCtctattcgaatacaactttctgtattcgaatacacatcataAACCAGCAGAAAAACATCAAAATTCAGCTTGTAAAATggtttcgaaatcaatcaacacttacacacaaatcctaacaatcacacttagcaattatagcacaatcaccatgacaacttgagtttcgaaaatgtTTTACAATCAATCACGCTTACACACAAagccaaaacattcacacttagcaattatagcacaatcaccatgagaacttgagtttcgaaaaggttttgcaatcaatcacacttacacacaaatccaaaacattcacacttagcaattatagcacaaccacaaaaatgtgcagtctatcgcaTACCTTATACGACGCGACAATCCacacaaggataagatgaaccaacaaatcacatgaaATCATCTCGTGACCCAttcggtcaccactatcaccatagcccatccggtcgccatgtactatgaaatgcatgagcatactctgactctatccacgataattattaagtaaatgcatatattaaaagattccccatttttaatactcatttaactctaacgattttcacgacaatcattaagtaaacacatatattaaaagattccccgtttttaatattcgtttaactctaatgattttcaaattccacacagagcatactcagacatattctcaaattcaatccacaattcacaccaaatcacatcaattcatttttccacaaaatccacacaaacacatctcaaaatttataatattaattatgagcACGACAAACACAAATCctcacaacccaccactcaaacacatcaaatttaatttcctcaaaaACCACctataaatgagttaaattcattttccacaaaacactcatcaatatcaccaaaactcaactctaaaatttcacccataaaagcattaaattcattttccccaaataaacacttcattttctcttatttaaattatttatcttttaatatatttatagaattttcttttaaaatgcaGACATGTCGCTAAAACTGTTTAGTAGCAAGTTCTTGTAggattattattaatagttttttgaATAAGGAAAACCAAATTCAATTGTTATGCTTCTTCAAtcctagaagaaaaaaaaaacagttcatcttcttcctcttttatcgacattaaaataaaaattattattaataatcctatgtgaatttgtcCGACATCATTTTTAAAGACATGGacattagtatttttaaaagacagttttgtaaatataaaaaaataaaagaataaaaaataatttaataaatattttaaaagacaaataattcaaataaaaaattatataaatatcgTGCTTAAATAAGATTAAAGATTATacgataaaaatattaaaattataatttttttttatttttaaactgtaatttaattgataattatcaatattattaaattaaacgtttattttgattttaaaattgaaatatcacaaattaattataactaaaaaCAAAACTGTTGTCATCCAATTTTAGGACGTACATGTCATTACTTCGACATTAGGACAATAGCCGCGACTAACTTTGACCAACcgacaatatatttttatgccAAATTGTTTTACAGTGACAAAATAGAGTTTATAAACAGCAAACATGGTCGTAAAAGGTAAAGACGTTGCTTTAGATTTCTAAAgataaactaatttttatttactaaaaaaacttataaattttaatatttgatacaatagtatgatattttaatatttaaaatttatattgtttcaaaaatattaaattaatcaatttaattattatttcaaaaagaaataaattaattagattaatttgatgaataatttttcactaaaatatctaaaaatatttattataaactaaaatattataaatttttaaaaactcataCATAAATTTGCTCTGTTATGGGCCGCTCTGACACAAGACCAATGTAATAATTAGGACATTGGTTGCGGTTCACCTACCGACAATTTCCCCTACCAatagtttcatatttttatgcaAAACAAAGCAATATTATATGAAGAAAAACcaatgtaataattacatcataattacAAAGAAAAACCAATTTCACCAACGAAGTTTCTATGCAAAATAACACATTATAAACACAAAAACCAATGTAGTAACTACATCATATTTTTTCAATCATATTCAATGGAAAAACATCACATAGTAGTAGTTCCTAGTGCAGGGTTCACACAGCTAGTCCCAATTATAGAATTCTCCAAACGCCTTATTCATCTCCACCCACAATTTGAAATCACATGCATAATCCCTTCCATTGGTTCACCACCATCTTCCTCTAAATCTTACCTTCAAACCCTTCCACCATCCATTTCTTCTATTTTCCTTCCCCCCATAATCCTTGACCAAGTTCCAAATGATGAAATCCTTGCAATGCAAATTGAACTCTCAGTAAAATACTCTTTGCCACACATAAAACAAGAATTAAAGTCCTTATGTTCAAGATCcaaagttgtagctctgattgTTGATGTTTTTGCACATGATGCTTTGGATTTAGCTAAGGAACTTAACCTCTTGTCTTATGTATACTTTTCACTAGCTGCTATGCTTCTTTGTAATCATTTGTATTCATCAAAAGTAGATGAAATCCTTTCTAATGAGTCTAGGGACCCAAATGAACCAGTAAAGTTTCCAGGTTGTGTACCACTTTATGCTAAGGATCTCCCTCTTCCTTTTAAACTTAGATTTAGTAATGCTTACAAAAATTTCAATGAGCGTGCAAAAAGGATTAACCTTACTGATGGGGTTTTTGTGAATAGCTTTGTTGAACTTGAAGTAGAGGCTATAAGTGCCTTGAAGGAAGAGATTAGAGGGAGTAATaagcctaaggttttttatgtTGGACCCATAATTCAAAAAGGGTCAATTTTTGGTGAGGAAAATGGGTTGGGTTTGGAGTGTTTAAAATGGTTGGAAAAGCAAGAACCTAAATCTGTTTTGTATGTGTCATTTGGAAGTGGTGGCACACTTTCACAAGAGCAATTTAATGAATTAGCATATGGGTTGGAATTGAGTGGTCAGAAGTTTCTTTGGGTTGTGAGGGAACCAAATGGTGTTGCTAATGCTTCTTATTTTGGTGGTGAAATTGAGGACCCTTTGAAATTTTTACCAAATGGGTTTTTGGAGAGAACAAAGGAACAAGGATCTGTTGTTCCTAATTGGTGTCCACAAATTCAGATACTTGGACATAGTTCAACTGGTGGATTTTTATCTCATTGTGGTTGGAATTCAATACTTGAAAGTGTTGTGTGTGGTGTGCCTATAATTGCATGGCCATTGTTTGCTGATCAGGGAATGAATGCTGCTATGCTATGTAATGGTGCAAAAGTGGCATTGAGACCAAAAGTTAATGAAAATGGGTTGGTTGAAAGAGATGAAATTGCTAGTGTTGTGAGAGAATTGATGGAAGGTGAAGAAGGACTTGAAATTCGTAAGAGAATggataatttgaaaaaatttgcTGTTGACACAATGGATGACAAGGGATCATCTACAAAGGCTTTGTCAGAAGTGGCTTCCATTTGGAAAAAcatttagtaaaatatatttggaagTGCGTTAGATATCTAAATAATGAAATATCCTCATGTATTTCTCGTTAGTTTCTTTATTatcgaaaataaaaatttgttttatgttgtttttttaaataatgtaatcTCCAAACTTATGTGCTTTCCTGAAGTATTAAGGTGCATTCCTAAATAAAGGTAACAGAAAAAAAGAACAAATGATAGTGGCACAATAAAAACATCCTTAAAGTGCAGAGCAAAATAGAATATGAGGAGATCCAATTAGGCACCAAACCATAGCAACATTGATATTGAGTAGATGACTTTTTAACAGTGACTAATAGTAAAaacgattttaaaaaaaaattgaaattttaaaaaaatttatgaaaataaataaataaaactctaGATTATaagaacaaatatatatttaagtcttataaagtcaaataaaaattaaatataattaatatattaatatgtatatttatttattggatCGTTTATAGGTTCTAAAGGATAGCACCATTGGATCAAAATGTAAAGGGTTATTTGTGTTTTTGCTCCCTAATATTtggttgaattttaattttagtctttttaatttatttttagattccATCCCTACAGCCTCAAATTCCATTGCATTTGGTCCCTCATTTATCCATGTCACTTAAAGTGGGTTGACATAGACAAAATCCTATTATTGCAAATTACATGCAAACTCTTATGGCATGCCCAAAAGATTTTTGCCGTCACATGAGACTGTGTTGTCATGTCATGTCATAAATTTTGACGTGGTTGTCATGTGGCATGgacaaacatcaaaataaaatataattaaaagtatcaaaaaaaaaaaactataaagtaTATAgttgaaaatagaagaaaaaataaatattttattttattgatttatactTCTTTTCGTCATCAGATATATTTCAGTATTAATATATTGACTCTTCTCATTAGTTAACTTATTCTGCTTCATTTAAGCACAaatattttgtccattttgtCATTGAAGAATTTCAAAGACACataaatttgataaagattTATCCCAAAAACATCAAgacaattttcaaaaacatatATGTAGATGATTGATTCTCAATTGAGTTTCTAGCTGCATTGTACACTAATCACATAATGAAATATCTTCttagataatttaatttaagatGATATTTTCAGAcatataacttaaatttttttactccATTCAATGAAcacaattaaaatcatttttcatttatgtTCTTCTCTTTAAACATTCAATCATCTTAATATAGAGATTCTATTATGCTATTCAAAATATCATTGAAGAGTGATTTCTCAATTATAAACAATATTTCTATAACACCAAAATCAAGTTTGGAAAATTTTAACTACATGATTGATTGccaagagttttttttttcaaattgactCTTGTTAAGAGCTGAAATTGTCATTTGAAAAAAAGATTATATGCTAATGCATGAAGTTCAATAATAGATTAAAAATAGGATAGAAACAAAAACATACAGTAAGTCAAACCATTTAATTGATATTTCCAACAATAAAGAATCTTTACTCTTACATGATAAAGTGCTCAATCAAGAGATCGAGTTCTGATACCAATTAAAGGTGTTGGAAAACACACAAAAGTTGGTTGAATTGTGTTgattatttatgaaaatcaaattcaattgcTAAATAGAAAGATGTGttctttaacattaaatttattattgtaaatcatttgagttaaataaagttgaatcataaagaacttaAATCAAATAACATAGTTGAGAAAGAGAAGAGACACAagtatttttatactagtttcACAACAATTGTTGTTACATCTAGTGATTCCTTTACAAAGAAACTTTGTCTCAATACAGTCCATAACTTAATCTACAATTAAATAGCATACAACTATTCTATGATCTACCTCTTCAAGCTACaagttattttttcttttccagGCTCCAAGTATTATTTTCCCTGCAACTCCAGGCTCCAAGTATTCTTCACCTCTTCAGGTACCTCTTTTTGGATTAAAAAGTTGTTGCTATTATCGGGTTTGCATACATTCATTCAACTATGTTTCTTAGTTGACACATAATCTTTCTTCGGATGTTTAACTCTTATTGAGAGAATAATACAATTCAATTCATATATCAATTCGAgcatataaaaacaatttgattGATTTGCATCAATTTCTAATAACTctcaacataaaatatttttcattcattcttttcttttgatgtcTTCATGGGATTTTTCATAAATCTTCTTtgaacattgtctttttcttttgatacaTTAATCATTTTGAAATATTCTTTTCTTGTATCAAAATCTTATCCTCAAAATGTTCATGATTTGGTGATTTCTTTTGGAATGATGAAGATCATTGAGAGTATCATGGTCATCACAATGATCAACTTCATTGAATATCGTTCCTCATAATATCAAACCTTTATTAATCAAACATAATTAAATCAGATTTCATCAATCTTCTTTAGTTGTGAAAATGTTTCTATTTAAATACTGAAGAATATATTCGTTGGAAATACTATTGTTGGAGTTCTTGACAATTAACAATAGTACATTGAGTCGTTAAAAGATTGGTAATATTTATAGTACTATTTCAGGCTATTGTActacataaaaaaattgtattgtaCAAATTAGAAGATATAAGTCATTTCCATATTCTTATGCCATGGCATTAGAGGACCAAGTTTTTTTGTATTTCAGATGAATATCAATAGTTTAAGTCAATTTTTAATGTTGACTTATTAACCAGCTACATTGACTTTTCCAAATAACAACTTTATCAGAGGAAATAGTACTTCATAGAAATTCCAAAGACATTTTCTTCATCAGAGAATTTGTCTTTTATCATAGCATTGGCTTTCTcaattgtgacaccctaaaccccaaaataacatttataataatatatactaaattatttgaagaataCTTGCAgcagataaagaaaatttattaaagagaataaaaactttaatatctaatttaggatatcacgtttctctaaatacacatgtaacaattcaactttgttcctcaattaaaacaatGGAATACCattgaacttgatttaactagaatttcttgatttcattaccaagacttactcgtactagttttcatataaaaaatcatttgtaataacataagtaaaatacacatcacaactcttaattcccagTATCACCAATCAGAGCGGgatttctcccaaacttgaacttcaagactcaataacttgtaataactgcgattttgcaaatgcaaggccaaaccagtcaaacacaaacaacgaaggaggtgtgttttgaaatcatgttgatagtataatataaataagaggaacatgcaattaatcatcaataaaccatattattacacaaacattcttcagagaaaaacatcacattgtatagtcaaaatcactcaaggaaaatcaataaatttcactataatatCAAATCGTTTAAGAGAAATTAGCACCACACACGAtatatattaatcacaacaaaacaatcacaataaaatgcaatgttatgcatgagcttagactctacttcacaatgtggtaccattctaactctgaagtacttggttgggaggcttgatactatgtcaccatccaggtggacggacaattcaaattggccctgtcctcatagatcctctcaactcaacccgagacacatatacgcgacagtcgaggtaaacgtgtgttgtgtggtagctcccgacatttaaagtgctacctccaagtcacctaggaattctccacccgaatacctccaaggtctaacagtcttgccttaaggctcaacagtagaccgccacgatcaggatCATTCAGTTGCACTTCTCCGAAATCACTaagcttgtcaggccctacctatatgatgacaaaataatctccacttcacaaattctcaatatttattttctcctctcGTTGGTCTATGGTACTCCcttaagaccttcatctcaaacacaaattggaatcacaatattctcatcataatttataacatcactatcattaatcacacgtcatcacatatactcatcacaatcttataacatcaatctcatcaatcatacatcatcacatagacttatcacaaatttataacatcattattttgaattatacatcatcataatcacataaaacttatcaaaatgcatccaccttttattatcacatcacctaaacatgtctaatcaaacatattcataaaattcatttgacatccaatatcacaataatatcaaatatcacacatttaacgataataaatcaaatatcacaataatatcaagtgtcacacatttaacgaaattaaatcaaatatcacaataatatcaaatgtccaacatttaacgaaattaaatcaaatatcacaataatattaaataccacacatttaacgaatcaatcaacactttataaatatttctattccatattttaatctcacaatttctattttgcatattaattaatttatcactcaaagggctattagcgtacgtagcgagccccagatgaattgttgggaaatacggttttcccgttcatctcacaatatattatacccatgaattcaaacactctctcatcccttaccttattttgacgttTTCATCTATGAATATGATTTCACGACCAAACAGTCTTTGTTCTTtaactctttgtccttcaatcgatctaactcgacagtttatgggtaaacgtcaaaaataaattatgaggagatattctaaaaaactaaattcagAAATCGGTcaaagaaaattaccataaaccagaaaaccaatcagtggataatataacaACTTTTCACATGGTCGTTTTGACAttagtttcactcaaatcggacttaaggtgaaggagaacggtgcaaaataacgaattctaccaacggagaagtcggatattttagagagaaattgtgatggttaaaaatatgaggaagtatgtttatttgactacctaaatggataaaacaacatactgaaatttggacgaggACGGAGAAAATTTTCTGGCATAGTTATTGATCGCTGGTGCCAAACGATAGGATTGTTGATGGGTTTACTCTTTTCTTATATGGCTGCTGCAACTCATTtcttacttttcttatttttattttattaacataattagggttaacataaatgggtcaaacccatttttcctttatttaagttatgttttactattattatttttattttgctaaaacaaaattaattgttacttaatttcatttttttaatactcttccaaacatcattaaattttcaaaacattactaatatttcataattaatatatNNNNNNNNNNNNNNNNNNNNNNNNNNNNNNNNNNNNNNNNNNNNNNNNNNNNNNNNNNNNNNNNNNNNNNNNNNNNNNNNNNNNNNNNNNNNNNNNNNNNNNNNNNNNNNNNNNNNNNNNNNNNNNNNNNNNNNNNNNNNNNNNNNNNNNNNNNNNNNNNNNNNNNNNNNNNNNNNNNNNNNNNNNNNNNNNNNNNNNNNNNNNNNNNNNNNNNNNNNNNNNNNNNNNNNNNNNNNNNNNNNNNNNNNNNNNNNNNNNNNNNNNNNNNNNNNNNNNNNNNNNNNNNNNNNNNNNNNNNNNNNNNNNNNNNNNNNNNNNNNNNNNNNNNNNNNNNNtactcacattataataataacatcatattagaaaatagtcaaaattataaaataaataaatataacatcaatattttatattaattactaaatcacaataaatatataaaatcacaataccataacaagtatttaaaaataaagaaactcaaacacaacattactaatatctaaagataattatttataaagtaaataattaaaataagagatacttagaaataattaaaatataaatatatgcatattttataaataatcaaacatacaagaaGATATCACATTAACTATCAACTCACATATACActtaaaatcgcataaaatctcattctttaaaatattatatatactaaaatactattatttttagaaaaatatataaaataataaaataaaatatttattatttatatcgctcacttaatataacatgtatcaaactagcacatcatagaaagcatccatataacgaaaattagccacaaaatttatcaacatatattctaaaataatattaatcatcaaattaactatttaaaattctatttaattaataaaatagtttattataaaatttggggtgttacatcaGTGGCTTGATTCATATACTAATCTTGTTCTTCGAATTAGATGGTCAACAAAAGTCTTGActcataattaacttttataaGAGACAAACAATCATATTGGCACTCTTTTCTTTTGTAATCAGAGAATCATTTATTAACTTATATAACCTTGATTTTGACTTGGATATGAACAACCAAACGTTTGTTGCAATGCCTCTCACTAATATATAATGATTTTATCtattaataaacataattactCGTGATTAGGTAATGTGTTAATTACCACTCAGAAATCTACCTTAAATTAGatatttattgatataaatCTTATATTTTAACTTAATATGCACATTGAAAAATATAGTTAGGAGGtcattattctttttgtttttattattatcaaaacataAATAAGAGGATTGtagttaaaatcattttttcactAACAATGGGTACCTCCAATGTTTCTTGTAATTTTTGTGCGCTTCACGGACATGCTACTATGAACTGTCAATTTAGTGTTGCTCCCCCTCAAGATACACAAATGCAACAAGTTGATGCTCTTAGTGATTTCAACCAAATGAGGCAGAACGGTCCATTTTCTAGATCTAATAATTTAGGTTAGAGGAACCATCCCAACTTCTCCCACTGGAACAATAAATACCAATGTAATGATAATTCACTTCTTGGAGCTCAATAGGTAAAAAGGTCTAAATTAGAAAATACTTGTTGATAATTTTGTGAAGGCTCAAACCAAGAAAAATGCATATGTGAATGCCGCtattaaatatttgacattttaaGGTTAATAGCTTGGCCATCCATAACAAAATGGCACAGACCCAAATTGCCAACAAGTTGCGTCTTCAAGTAGAACTTAAGGTAGATTTCCTTAACAACTTCAAGTTAATTATAATGAGCATTTTAAGGCTATAATCCTAAGGAGTAGTAAACATTTGAAAGATCCTAAAATTAAAGTTGATAAATTAAGAAGAGAGAATATGGTATAAGATGGTGAAAAAGATGAAGTGAATGAAAAGGTagaatttgatttatttaaatttgtgaaACAACCTTGTTTTGAGGATCTATGTCGTACGATAAATTTGTTTAATCAATTATTGCCACAAGTGGTCAAAGATCCTCccttagaatcaaaattaattgataaaattcaaGACAAGGCAAGGAGTAAATAAGTTAAACATGCTCGTCGAATATGTGCTCCATTGAAGCCCCCATGGTTGGATgatgttaaaagaaaaaaattagatattagGAGAAAGATGAAGAAGTCAAGACTCCTTAAATTTTTGAAACCCTAATTTCGAACTTGGATGAACATCTTGCTCGTCAAGTTAAGGACGTTAATTTAGCGCTTCTTAGGAGGCAACCCaaatattttgttcattttattactcttatttttatttcatttttaattttattttattatttcgatttgaaaatttgatagGTTTGAATTAAGGGTTATTTTGATTAAGTTTCAagtgaaaaatatataagattGAGGAAGAAAAATTCAAGATAGAAAGAATCACACCTAGGGTGTGGGAGCTGCCTTACTCGTATTCAGTAATTGATTTTCTAGATGTGCTAGCATAATGTTCCATGGGTCAACTACCATGAATCAGCTAATGTGAAACCAATTAATTACCATGAATTAGCTACCACAAATCAGCTGATGTGAAACCAATCACCTCGACAATGAGTTcgttctttttcttttcctacTTCAAGTTTATTATTTACATAAGGGAAATGTAAATTTTAAGTTTGAGATAAGTTTTTATCTATTTGGCTTTttgtatttcaattttaatttttttttcttttcatgt from Cicer arietinum cultivar CDC Frontier isolate Library 1 chromosome 3, Cicar.CDCFrontier_v2.0, whole genome shotgun sequence encodes:
- the LOC113785788 gene encoding hydroquinone glucosyltransferase-like, with amino-acid sequence MEKHHIVVVPSAGFTQLVPIIEFSKRLIHLHPQFEITCIIPSIGSPPSSSKSYLQTLPPSISSIFLPPIILDQVPNDEILAMQIELSVKYSLPHIKQELKSLCSRSKVVALIVDVFAHDALDLAKELNLLSYVYFSLAAMLLCNHLYSSKVDEILSNESRDPNEPVKFPGCVPLYAKDLPLPFKLRFSNAYKNFNERAKRINLTDGVFVNSFVELEVEAISALKEEIRGSNKPKVFYVGPIIQKGSIFGEENGLGLECLKWLEKQEPKSVLYVSFGSGGTLSQEQFNELAYGLELSGQKFLWVVREPNGVANASYFGGEIEDPLKFLPNGFLERTKEQGSVVPNWCPQIQILGHSSTGGFLSHCGWNSILESVVCGVPIIAWPLFADQGMNAAMLCNGAKVALRPKVNENGLVERDEIASVVRELMEGEEGLEIRKRMDNLKKFAVDTMDDKGSSTKALSEVASIWKNI